The DNA window ATCTACACGCAGGATGAGAGCGACGCGGCGCTGATCCGTTCTCAGGGCTTTCTCAACATCCGCGTTCTGAAAGATGAAAATCATTTCGTTGATGGCCTGACTATTTATAAAACTGACGGTCAGCACGGCAGTAACGAATTGTACGCAGATGCCGAATGGGGTGATCTACTGGGGGATGCATGTGGGCTGGTCTTCACACATCATGATGAAAAAACGCTTTATATCGCGGGTGATACCGTCTGGGTTAAGTCTTATGCAAGAAGCCTGCAGCGCTTCAAGCCGGAGATTGTGGTGCTAAACACCGGCTATGCTGTCAACGACCTTTACGGTCCGATTATCATGGGTAAAGAGGACACGCTGCGCACGCTTAGGATGTTGCCGACTGCGACCATCGTGGCTTCTCACATGGAATCGATTAACCATTGCCTTCTTACCCGCGCGGAGTTACGGGAGTTCACCCTTGAACACGGCATTGAAGATAAGGTCCTTATCCCTGCAGACGGTGAGATAATGGCTTTCTGATAAGCCACTCCGCCTGACTGAGGAATAGAATGCCATTCCGGCAGGTCACCTGTTATCCTTTGGTCAATCGAAATCAGCGCATTAGCCGCCGGTGATCCGGTGGTTATCATTTACGGTAAGGTTAACGTTATGTCTGCACTGACGGTCGCCGTGATCGCCACAGCCGGATTCAGCCCGTTTCACTTTTCAGTGCCCTGTATTCTTTTCGGGCAGTCAATGCCGCAGCCGGACTTATTCCGTGTGGAAATCTGTGCGGAAAATCCCGGCGTAGTGCTCTCTGATATTGGGCTGTCCATCAACGTGGAGCACGGACTTGAGCAGCTTGACGTTGCAGATATTGTTATTGTGCCCTACTGGAATAATCCTGATGAAAAACCCTCTCAGGCACTGCTGGATAAACTGATAAGCGCATGGCAGCGTGGCGCAGAGGTGGTGGGCCTTTGTTTAGGTACTTACGTACTTGCCTACTCAGGCTTGCTTAATCAGCACCGTGCTGCAACACACTGGGAGTATGAAAAGGACTTCACCGAACGATTTCCAGCCGTTCATCTGAACAGCAACTCGCTGTATACCAGCGATGAACGTCTTATTACCTCTGCCGGTACGGCGGCCGGTATTGACTGCTGTCTGAACATCATTCGTGACCATTACGGCTCTGCAATTGCCAACCGGGTTGCAAGAAGAATGGTTGTTCCACCTTACCGGGAAGGCGGACAGGCCCAGTTCATTGAACGCCCGGTTCCGGTATCTACGCGGGACAGCAAAATGAACGAGCTGATTGAATATCTGCGTCGAAACCTGGATAAGCCGCACGATCTCAACTCACTGGCCGGATTCGTCAGTATGAGCAGGCGAACGCTGACGCGTCATTTTTTCAAGGCAACCGGAACGACGCTGGGAGAATGGCTGAATGCGGAGCGCCTTCAAAGAAGCCAGGAACTACTGGAAACCACGGACAGCAGTATTGAAAGCGTGTCAAATATGGCCGGGTTTCAGTCACCAATTTCTTTCCGCCAGAGTTTTAAAGCGAGATTCAGCGTCAGCCCAAGCGAATGGCGCCGGGCATTCCGTGGTTCTGCGCCTGTAGATCAGGAAAAGATCTGAGCGAAAGTTAAGATATAAGAATAGTTATACAAACTTTTACCGGTTTATTCGCCATGGCTAAATAAGATTGAACGCCTGTGGCAGTCTTTGCATGAAACCGTCACACGGAATCATTGCTGTCAGTATATGTGGCAACTCTTAGCGTGCGTTGAAGAATTTATGACTGCATTTTCATTAGGGTAACAACCGGGAGTGAGAAAAATGAGTGTATCGTTATTATGAAAGCTTATTTATATGACGCCTCAGAATGTTATGAAGAATTTGATAACAATTTCTCCATCTGATGTTATTTCTCATGAAAATATAGGTGATATTATCATCTCTTTATCATTGCTGATATAGACATTTTGCATATATGGATTTGTAATGTCTTAATTACGTGGATAACTGATACTGGGAAGTATATTGAATATTGGAAAACTACATTACATTATGAATGTGTATATAAATGAGGATGCGAACAAATTTTAATAAATAGCTTGAGTTATTCATTGATGTAAGGGCATTATTAAGGGCAGATCCTACATGCTGAAAAATAAGAGAAAATAAATGACAAATAGCAATAATATATTGATAAAAAATGTAGAAGAAATAAAACGAATGGAGATCGCTGGGCGTTTGACCGGACAGGTACTTGAAGCTGTTCGGCCGATTATCATTCCGGGAATAACGACTTTGGAAATAGATAAATTTTGTCATGATTATATTGTCAATACTCTTGGAGCAATTCCCGGTAGCTTGGGGCAATATGGCTTTCCCCATACGGCCAATACATCGGTGAATCATGTTGTCTGTCATGGTTGGCCATCAGATAAGAAACTGAAAAATGGTGATATTGTCAATGTGGATGTGACGGTTAAAAAAGATGGGTACTATGGAGATAGTAGTGTCACATTTTGTGTCGGTGAAGTCGCTTCTCATGCCAGGCGCTTGGTGGATGTGACGCAGGAGTGTCTGTATAAAGCAATCAAGATTGTAAAGCCGGGGATTACACTGGGAGATATCGGGCAGACAATACAACAGCACGCTGAGGCGAATAATTATAGCGTTGTACGCGAATATTGCGGTCATGGGATAGGTAGCAATATGCATGAAGAACCCCAGGTTCTGCATTATGGCAGAGTTGGTGAAGGAGTTGTATTGAAAGAAGGTATGACTTTCACAATTGAACCGATGATTAATCAGGGGAAAAAAGAGATCAAATTGCATAAGGATGGCTGGACAGTAACAACAAAAGATCGTCGATTATCAGCGCAGTTTGAACATACTGTTTTGGTTACTCATGATGGTTTCAAAGTCTTGACTCTACGGGATGAAGAGCGTGAAGTTTTTGAGCGTGGTATAAATAAGCTTTCAAAATAGTAGATCACTTGAAGGGAACTCAGCCCGGTTTTTGCGATCTGATTAATCGCCAAATCAAAAAAATCCCAAAATGGACTGAGTAATGCCAATCATAGCACCCATACCCCGAAGTGAACGACGTCAGATGAAAAAATTTATTCATAAAACCCGGGATAAAGATTATGCACGCCGACTCATGGCACTCTTAATGTTACATGAAGGCAAGACCGTTTCTGCCATCTCCAGAACCCTTCATTGTTCACGTTCTTCGGTTAATCGTTGGATAAATTGGTTTACATTATATGGGCTGGAAGGATTAAAAAGTTTACCGTCAGGAAGACCTGCTATCTGGAATTTAGCACCACTTTTTAGTTTGCTGTCGTTCTTATTACAGCACTCCCCACAGGATTTTGGCTGTCTGCGTTCACGTTGGAGCATTGAGCTGATTACTCGAATAATCAATGAATTATTCTGTTTGTCGCTTTCGCAAAGTACGTTCTATCGTTATTTCTGTCAGGTCGGTATTGTCTGGCGAAGGGCAGCACCTACCGTAAAAAAGCCTGATCCTGAGTATGACGAAAAAATGGCAAAAATCACTGAAGCTTTATCCAACGTGTCAGAACCACATCCTGTTTTTTACGAAGATGAAGTCGATATTGACCTTAACCCAAAAATCGGGGCGGACTGGTGTCTGAAAGGGCAACAAAAACGGGTCATGACGCCGGGAAAAAATCAAAAACACTACCTCGCGGGCTGCCTTGACGCCCAAACAGGCCAAGTGACTTATGTCAGCGGTATAAAGAAAAATTCTGATTTATTTATCAACATGTTAAAGGAACTGAATGGCCAATATCGCCATGCAAAAAACATCACGTTGATTTTAGATAACTATGGCATTCATAAAAGCCGGAAAGTCAGGGCATGGCTAAAACAAAATCCTAAATTTAATTTGTTGTTTTTACCGGTCTATTCGCCATGGATAAATAAGATTGAACGCCTATGGCAATCATTGCATGAAACCGTCACACGGAATCATTGTTGTCAGTATATGTGGCAACTCTTGAAATGCGTTGAAGCGTTTATTAACGCATTTTCATCAGGGCAACAACCGGGAATGAGAAAAATGGGTGTATCACTATTATGAAAACTTATTTATACCCTATGGATCTCAACATAATTAACCAATAAATATCAATTTTTTTATAATTATGTGAATTTTATGCCTTTACTTTATAAGAATAAAAATACTTTTTGTTTTATTTCTTGCTGCTATCAATAAACGTATATATGTCATTTCATTCTCCGGTGAGTATGGGAATTTTAATTGCTTGAAAGACGATGCCATTGATTAAGGTTTATGAACAGTGAGCTTATTCACAAAATTAGGCAGGTTTTAATTGCTCTGAAACCACTGACAGAAGGATTCTGACCGCTTAATGTGTTATTCCGCCGTTGACTCAGATCCTTCTAATATCGCAGCAGGAAGTTTCATATCATAGTGCAGTGTGGCGAGTAGTGTTTCTTCCCTCTGTGATCAGATGACTGGTTTCTTGAAGTGGAAGTAAAAAGAGTAACTTGCTGTTCGTCTTACCTTAAAAAGGGTGTTTTATGAACAATAATAAATTTTTAAAACATATTCCCTGGGTAATATTAGGGATAATTGGGGCATGTTGCCTCGGAGTTGTTGCACTGCGTCGGGGAGAACATGTTAGTGCTTTATGGATAATTGTTGCTTCCGTAGCAGTTTATCTGGTTGCCTATCGGTATTACAGCCTTTACATCGCCACAAAGGTGATGAAGCTGGATGCAACGCGGGCAACACCCGCTGTGGTTAATAATGATGGCCTGAATTATGTTCCTACCAATAAAAATGTTCTGTTTGGTCACCACTTTGCAGCTATTGCAGGGGCAGGGCCATTAGTCGGGCCTGTGCTGGCGGCACAAGTCGGTTATCTGCCGGGGACATTGTGGCTGCTGGCCGGAGTTGTGCTTGCTGGTGCAGTACAGGATTTTATGGTGTTGTTTATCTCTTCTCGTCGTAACGGAGCATCATTAGGAGAGATTGTTAAAGAAGAGATGGGGCGGGTTCCGGGCTCAATCGCTCTATTTGGTTGCTTCTTGATTATGATTATTATTCTGGCAGTACTGGCACTCATTGTGGTGAAAGCATTGGCAGAAAGTCCATGGGGAGTATTTACCGTTTGTTCCACAGTACCGATTGCACTTTTCATGGGGATCTACATGCGGTATATCCGTCCGGGTCGCGTGGGAGAAGTTTCGGTTATTGGGATCTTGATGCTGATCGCTGCAATCTGGTTCGGTGGTGTTGTAGCGGCTGATCCTTACTGGGGGCCTGCTTTAACTTTTAAAGATACTACCATTACTTATGCGCTGATTGGGTATGCGTTTGTTTCTGCATTATTGCCCGTTTGGCTGATCCTGGCTCCACGAGATTATTTGGCGACTTTCTTGAAAATTGGTGTGATTGTTGGCCTGGCGATTGGTATTGTGATCCTCAATCCTGATCTGAAAATGCCGGCCGTTACACAATTTGTTGATGGTACAGGGCCTGTCTGGAAAGGTACATTATTCCCATTCTTGTTTATCACCATTGCTTGTGGTGCAGTCTCTGGTTTCCATGCTCTGATCTCTTCTGGTACAACACCTAAATTGCTGGCAAGCGAAAAAGATGCGCGTTTCATTGGCTATGGCGCGATGTTGATGGAATCGTTTGTTGCTATTATGGCACTGGTTGCAGCATCTATTATCGAACCAGGGCTTTATTTTGCTATGAACACGCCTCCTGCCGCGTTGGGCATCACTATGCCTGATTTGCACAATCTGGGAACTGCGGAAGCACCAATGATTATGGTTGCGTTGAAAGATGTGACCACACAAGCTGCAGCAGCAGTCAGTTCCTGGGGTTTTGTTATTTCACCAGATCAGATTCTGCAAACAGCAAAAGACATTGGTGAACCTTCTGTTCTGAATCGTGCAGGAGGAGCGCCAACTCTGGCGGTGGGTATTGCCCATGTATTCCATCAGATCGTCCCGATTGCAGATATGGGTTTCTGGTATCACTTTGGTATTCTGTTTGAAGCGCTATTCATTCTGACAGCTTTGGATGCAGGTACACGTTCTGGCCGCTTTATGTTGCAGGATTTATTAGGGAATTTTGTGCCGTTCCTGAAAAAAACGGATTCTCTGATTGCGGGTATGATTGGTACAGCGGGTTGTGTGGGTATGTGGGGCTATCTGTTGTATCAGGGCGTTGTTGATCCATTGGGTGGTGTCAAGAGTCTGTGGCCACTATTTGGGATCTCGAACCAGATGCTGGCAGCTGTTGCACTGGTACTGGGTACTGTTGTGCTGATTAAAATGAAACGTACCAAGTACATTTGGGTAACTGTTGTGCCTGCAATCTGGTTGCTGATTTGTACTACCTGGGCGCTGGGACTGAAATTATTCAGCGACAACCCCAAACTGGAAGGTTTCTTCTTCCTGGCAAAAGAGTATAAACAGCGTATTGCAGAAGGCGGAGCAGAATTGACCGCGCAGCAGATCAGTAATATGAATCACATTGTTGTGAACAACTATACCAACGCGGGATTAAGTATTTTGTTCCTTGTCGTGGTCTATAGCATCATTATTTATGGTATTAAGACCGCGATAAAAGCGAACAAAAATCCAGAACGTACAGATAAAGAAACACCTTATGTCCCTGTTCCAGAAGGCGGGGTAAAAGTTTCTTCTACGCACTGATGTAATACTCAAACCGATAGCAGAGACATAAAGCTGCATTGGTAATAGCTATCCCCACATAATCATCTTTGTATTATGTGGGGTTTTTTTAAGGTATAAGGCTAAGGAATAACTTTTGAAAGAAATAGCTTTTGGGAACAGCGATTGGAGAACATTATGTTTGGTAATCTTGGGCGAGCCGGAAAATATTTAGGGCAAGCTGCCCGTATGCTGGTGGGAGTTCCTGACTATGACATTTATGTACAGCATATGAAGGATAATCATCCTGATCAGCCTTATATGACTTATGAAGAATTTTTCCGTGAACGCCAGAATGCACGTTATGGCGGTGATGGTAAGGGTGGTATGCGCTGTTGCTAGCCTGTTAAATAGGAGTTCGATTTGACACAATGAAAAAAGCCAGCGAAATTATTTTGCTGGCTTAATCCTGTTCTTAGAATACTGTGACCTACGATTTTAAGTTAAATGAATCTGGCTCTTAAATCGGTTGGATAATGTTTTTTCTGTTTATTCTGAATGTATGGTTGTCGAACCCGGCTTTTCCACTCAATGCAAGATCAGCACATGCTTTGCCAAATAATGGTGCAAATTTAAATGTCCAACCACCTAATGATAAGACAATATTTTGGTATTGATCATATTCCTTAGGTATAAAATCTAATACTGCTGTATTATCCGGTAGATCGGCGTGTAATGCTCTTGCCATATCAATAGGTGTGGTATCAACTCCTCTCATATAATTAATGACAAAATCTCTGGTTATATCAATATCTAATTCCTTCGGTGCAAAAATTCTGTCATCCACATCATAAAATTTATGTGAAGCCCAATCTACGGCAAGACGGATAAAACCTTTTCGTGCAAATTCATAACTGGGAAAACCATAGAAAAGATTACTGTAACCATTTTTAGGATTCTCAAATTGGAAAAACATTGGATAGTTTCTTTCCGGAATTTCTCCTGTTAATTTATAGTATGAGAAACACATGTCCCAAATGATATAATTTATTTTTATTCCCAGTGATTGAGGTAATATTTTATTAGTAAAAGCATTAGAGGTAATGACTATTTTATCGGCTTTATAGTTACCATTAGCTGTTATAATAGTAACACCATCATGACGGCTGGAGATCTTATTCACTTCAGTATATTCAAGAACGGTAACATTATCTGATTCTTTTAAATATTGCCCCAGTTTCCTTATAATATGTTTGACATCTATAGTAGCATTATCCGGGCTATACAACCCCATGTAATCTTCCGGTAGATCTTTGAATGGGTATTTTGTTTCTAATTCTTTTTTTGTTAAAATTTCATACTCTTTATTGAGTTTCTTTAAGACCTTTATTGGCCCGAACAGCGTACCCTGTGGTGTATCACCTGTTGCCACACCGAAATTGAGTAATCCGTTCATATACATGAATTTAGAATTTAGTTCTTTTTCTAACTCATGATAAAGTTGTCCTGCACTAAAGGATAATGTGGCATGTTCAAGATCATCATAAACCGTTCTCCACATTCTGACATGTCCGGCAGAGCTTGAATCTTGTGTACCTAACGTATTTCTCTCTATGAGTAAAACATTTTTCCTGGCCTTAGCCGCATAATAAGCTGTACATAGCCCAATAATTCCTCCTCCTACAACACAAATGTCATATTTTTTATTATTAATGTATCCGCTTTTATTTACTGTGGCTTCTTGTTCATCTTTGCCTAAAGCAGAAACGTTTATTGCTGCTGTTAATAGTGCTGCTGATTTCGTAAAATCATATCGATTCATCCGTATTCTCCAATTTTAATCATTGTTAAATTTTTATTCTTACCAATCATAAAACCAGACACAGACTGCACGCTAAAAACAAACACTATCATCCATAATGCGATTTTCTATGAATAAGTACATCATTAATTATGAATGATGACAGACTAATTTTATTGATAAGAATATCTTTTCCATTTTAAAATATATTGAGTATATAGAGTAATTATCTTCCTAAATAATATTTTTTATCTAACCATTCCGGCCAATTCAGATAAAAAGTTTCTTGTAGTAATCGCTCCGCTACGCAAAATGCTCCTTCAGTCCAACCCTGATCGCCTGAGTATGCTTCTCCTATAATATGTACAGATTCATTTTTTATTGGGTGCCTCATAAAAGGCATAACTTCTTCTACTGATACACCGGCTTGCCAGGCATGATATCCGCCTCCGTATGGATCTTGAGACCAATCTTTGATCCTTGCGATATAAGGTGGTGGAATATCTATACCATGTAATTCCTTAACTTGAAGCATTGCTTCTTCGACTAAATGTTTAGGAACGGGATCACCGGGCAGGGGAAACTCTTTAATTTTCTCTTCTGAAACTATAGTGGTTTCACGAGGTTCATAGATAAATTTTTTATCTTTTATTCGCATGAGCGCTTTCCAGAATGTGACTGTCCTCATATCGTTATAGCTGGATAAAAATAATGAATGAGAATTTTTTTGATCCGTACCAAAATAGTAACATTGCCGGATAGGTAAATCAGTGATTGATGCTCCTGATTTGGTTTTAAACTGTTTAGTCCACCAAGGATATTCGAATCCCATTAATAATTTTAGTGCCGGTTCAGAAATAACCGAGTCAATATTTTTGTGTAATTCTTTGGATAAATTTTTATTAAAGAAGAAATTTTTTTGATCTAAGAGATTAAGAGAGCGTTTTGGCATTGCCAGGATAATAGTATCAGCGTTTACTGTCCAATAAGTTTGATTATTTTCATTCCTAAATTTTAATGAATAACGTCGGCTCCCTTTATTATTATGTTTAAAGGTGATTAAGGTATTCTTTAGCCAAAGTTTAGCACCATTTTGGTTTGTATAAGCTTTTGCTAAAGCATAAGCTAATTGATCATATCCATTTTTAATGGTTCTATATTCTGTATCAGCTTGTGTAAAGTCTCCTATCATGTAAGACATGGATTCAGCAGCATTCCAATTCATTGTATTTGAATAGTATCCTCCGGCATCAGATAAAAAATTATAGCCTTCTTGTCCGATTTGATCTTTAATTAAATTCCAAAATCCAATGTCTTTGACTTTCATTTCGTGATACGGGCTTCCTTTTTTGAGATAGGTTATATTCTTTTTAATAACATCCCACTGGCGCAGGCTTATTTTAAATTTATAGTCATATTTATTTGTTTTTTCAATAAGATCACCATAATTTTCCCTGAACCAGGGATCTGCAACTAAGACATCATATATAACTTTATTAAATAATTGAGAGGCACTATAACCTTTACTATTATCGTCCAGGAAGTAACGAGTTTTTAAGATCTTATCCTTATTTTGCATTTTAGACCATAAATCAGCTTTGAAACGTTGCCCTCGTAAATAGAAAAAATTATTTGGTGAATCACTCCCTGGAAATAGTTCGTAATTTAATTTAAAAACATCTTCAATTAAGGATGCAGTAATTTTTTGTGAAGAGAGGTAGCGCATACCACCTAATTCACTGATAATATCCATACCGGGTAAGTTAACCGAGAGTAATCTTCCTCCCACAAGATCGTTTAAATCAAATATATGAGCGGTGGACGGAGAATGTGAATTGGCAGAATGTTGTCCGGTTAACAGGCGATACCCTGCATATAAGCCAGATACACCAGCACCGATAATTGCTATATCAATTGATAATCCTTCTTGAATATCAATACTATGAGGAATTTGACCCATTTC is part of the Xenorhabdus cabanillasii genome and encodes:
- a CDS encoding flavin monoamine oxidase family protein — protein: MKKDKRIEMGQIPHSIDIQEGLSIDIAIIGAGVSGLYAGYRLLTGQHSANSHSPSTAHIFDLNDLVGGRLLSVNLPGMDIISELGGMRYLSSQKITASLIEDVFKLNYELFPGSDSPNNFFYLRGQRFKADLWSKMQNKDKILKTRYFLDDNSKGYSASQLFNKVIYDVLVADPWFRENYGDLIEKTNKYDYKFKISLRQWDVIKKNITYLKKGSPYHEMKVKDIGFWNLIKDQIGQEGYNFLSDAGGYYSNTMNWNAAESMSYMIGDFTQADTEYRTIKNGYDQLAYALAKAYTNQNGAKLWLKNTLITFKHNNKGSRRYSLKFRNENNQTYWTVNADTIILAMPKRSLNLLDQKNFFFNKNLSKELHKNIDSVISEPALKLLMGFEYPWWTKQFKTKSGASITDLPIRQCYYFGTDQKNSHSLFLSSYNDMRTVTFWKALMRIKDKKFIYEPRETTIVSEEKIKEFPLPGDPVPKHLVEEAMLQVKELHGIDIPPPYIARIKDWSQDPYGGGYHAWQAGVSVEEVMPFMRHPIKNESVHIIGEAYSGDQGWTEGAFCVAERLLQETFYLNWPEWLDKKYYLGR
- the map gene encoding type I methionyl aminopeptidase — protein: MTNSNNILIKNVEEIKRMEIAGRLTGQVLEAVRPIIIPGITTLEIDKFCHDYIVNTLGAIPGSLGQYGFPHTANTSVNHVVCHGWPSDKKLKNGDIVNVDVTVKKDGYYGDSSVTFCVGEVASHARRLVDVTQECLYKAIKIVKPGITLGDIGQTIQQHAEANNYSVVREYCGHGIGSNMHEEPQVLHYGRVGEGVVLKEGMTFTIEPMINQGKKEIKLHKDGWTVTTKDRRLSAQFEHTVLVTHDGFKVLTLRDEEREVFERGINKLSK
- a CDS encoding IS630 family transposase, with protein sequence MPIIAPIPRSERRQMKKFIHKTRDKDYARRLMALLMLHEGKTVSAISRTLHCSRSSVNRWINWFTLYGLEGLKSLPSGRPAIWNLAPLFSLLSFLLQHSPQDFGCLRSRWSIELITRIINELFCLSLSQSTFYRYFCQVGIVWRRAAPTVKKPDPEYDEKMAKITEALSNVSEPHPVFYEDEVDIDLNPKIGADWCLKGQQKRVMTPGKNQKHYLAGCLDAQTGQVTYVSGIKKNSDLFINMLKELNGQYRHAKNITLILDNYGIHKSRKVRAWLKQNPKFNLLFLPVYSPWINKIERLWQSLHETVTRNHCCQYMWQLLKCVEAFINAFSSGQQPGMRKMGVSLL
- a CDS encoding YbdD/YjiX family protein, which encodes MFGNLGRAGKYLGQAARMLVGVPDYDIYVQHMKDNHPDQPYMTYEEFFRERQNARYGGDGKGGMRCC
- a CDS encoding FAD-dependent oxidoreductase; the protein is MNRYDFTKSAALLTAAINVSALGKDEQEATVNKSGYINNKKYDICVVGGGIIGLCTAYYAAKARKNVLLIERNTLGTQDSSSAGHVRMWRTVYDDLEHATLSFSAGQLYHELEKELNSKFMYMNGLLNFGVATGDTPQGTLFGPIKVLKKLNKEYEILTKKELETKYPFKDLPEDYMGLYSPDNATIDVKHIIRKLGQYLKESDNVTVLEYTEVNKISSRHDGVTIITANGNYKADKIVITSNAFTNKILPQSLGIKINYIIWDMCFSYYKLTGEIPERNYPMFFQFENPKNGYSNLFYGFPSYEFARKGFIRLAVDWASHKFYDVDDRIFAPKELDIDITRDFVINYMRGVDTTPIDMARALHADLPDNTAVLDFIPKEYDQYQNIVLSLGGWTFKFAPLFGKACADLALSGKAGFDNHTFRINRKNIIQPI
- a CDS encoding GlxA family transcriptional regulator; this translates as MSALTVAVIATAGFSPFHFSVPCILFGQSMPQPDLFRVEICAENPGVVLSDIGLSINVEHGLEQLDVADIVIVPYWNNPDEKPSQALLDKLISAWQRGAEVVGLCLGTYVLAYSGLLNQHRAATHWEYEKDFTERFPAVHLNSNSLYTSDERLITSAGTAAGIDCCLNIIRDHYGSAIANRVARRMVVPPYREGGQAQFIERPVPVSTRDSKMNELIEYLRRNLDKPHDLNSLAGFVSMSRRTLTRHFFKATGTTLGEWLNAERLQRSQELLETTDSSIESVSNMAGFQSPISFRQSFKARFSVSPSEWRRAFRGSAPVDQEKI
- a CDS encoding carbon starvation CstA family protein, yielding MNNNKFLKHIPWVILGIIGACCLGVVALRRGEHVSALWIIVASVAVYLVAYRYYSLYIATKVMKLDATRATPAVVNNDGLNYVPTNKNVLFGHHFAAIAGAGPLVGPVLAAQVGYLPGTLWLLAGVVLAGAVQDFMVLFISSRRNGASLGEIVKEEMGRVPGSIALFGCFLIMIIILAVLALIVVKALAESPWGVFTVCSTVPIALFMGIYMRYIRPGRVGEVSVIGILMLIAAIWFGGVVAADPYWGPALTFKDTTITYALIGYAFVSALLPVWLILAPRDYLATFLKIGVIVGLAIGIVILNPDLKMPAVTQFVDGTGPVWKGTLFPFLFITIACGAVSGFHALISSGTTPKLLASEKDARFIGYGAMLMESFVAIMALVAASIIEPGLYFAMNTPPAALGITMPDLHNLGTAEAPMIMVALKDVTTQAAAAVSSWGFVISPDQILQTAKDIGEPSVLNRAGGAPTLAVGIAHVFHQIVPIADMGFWYHFGILFEALFILTALDAGTRSGRFMLQDLLGNFVPFLKKTDSLIAGMIGTAGCVGMWGYLLYQGVVDPLGGVKSLWPLFGISNQMLAAVALVLGTVVLIKMKRTKYIWVTVVPAIWLLICTTWALGLKLFSDNPKLEGFFFLAKEYKQRIAEGGAELTAQQISNMNHIVVNNYTNAGLSILFLVVVYSIIIYGIKTAIKANKNPERTDKETPYVPVPEGGVKVSSTH
- a CDS encoding MBL fold metallo-hydrolase, which codes for MKLTQIRNATLVLEYAGKKFLIDPMLAEKEAWDGFAGNARPHLRNPMVALSVAVEDLLAVDAVILTHTHTDHWDEAAQQAVPKDMLIYTQDESDAALIRSQGFLNIRVLKDENHFVDGLTIYKTDGQHGSNELYADAEWGDLLGDACGLVFTHHDEKTLYIAGDTVWVKSYARSLQRFKPEIVVLNTGYAVNDLYGPIIMGKEDTLRTLRMLPTATIVASHMESINHCLLTRAELREFTLEHGIEDKVLIPADGEIMAF